ggggccgggtggcggcgcacctgggtgagcgcacatattagtgagcgaggacccgggttcgagcccccggtccccacctgcagggacggggagggctttgcaagtggtgaagcagggctgcgggcgtctctctctcccctctgctctccatttctggctgtctctacccaataagatgataataataataataataataatgataataatatcagACCACATCCTGTCTGGGGCCATCGCATAAAACGCGAGTGCAAGTCGAGGTCCGGAAACGCTCCTTAACTGCGTTTTGCTCAGTTTCTCGGACCCGCTAACGGTGTCGCCCGCCTGTATTttatttgacattatttattattattgttgttgttgttgttattatcatcgCGGGGCCAGAGGGCGCTAAACACCCAGCCCGGTTTCCCTCCAGAGGCCCCGTCGCCTGGACCTCAACTTGCCCTGGTGAACCTCGACTTTGCAGCGTCTCCTGATCAGGACCAGCCCGCCGGccggtctgcctgtctgtctgtcagtctgtctgaaCCCACCGCCGCGAGGACCGGGGGACACTCACCGCTGCCGCACCGTGGACCCCGCCGCCCGCGCGGCCACAGCTTTGCTGGGAGAGCGGCCCGAGGACCCCACGTTGGTGCCGCTGGGCGTCGGACCCGGCTgcggaaagacagacagacacggagCGGTGAACGCCGGCGGCCGGGGCCCACAAggcccccccccccgggcccGGACGGCCGACACCCCCACCCGCCCGGAGACCacgaaaagaagaggaaagcgaGACGTGGGGATCACAGGCCCCGGGAGGCAGGAGTCGGGGCCCTCGGGGGAAGCCACACCATGCTGGAGTCTGGACGGTGTCAGGAAGCTGGAGCGCGCGGCGGGGAGCGAACGGAAGCTGCCAAGCTCcgacggcggcggcggcggccaggCTCGGGCCCCACCCACCGGCCCTGCTGGCAAGGGTCCTCGCTGAGTCCCATGACGCCTAGGCTGTCCCTGTACATGCCTGCACAGAAGTCTGCCATAACCGACTTGAACCCATGCCGTGCGGAAAATATAAaagcttctttccctctcttttgcaTCCCTTTCATGATTGACGTGGCCCAGCGTTACTCAGACCACAGATCTAAGCGTGATCAGAGGAGACATTTCTCTCGGGCAGCGACTAAACAGCTACACATTTGCGCTGATGTGGCCTAAGAGAGGCCGACGTAGGGGGCGTGGCCAGCCCAGCTGGGAGGCGTGGTGGGGCAGGAGCATGCGCGGTAGGGCCTACGGACTCGGGCCATGGCGGAGAAGCGGGACGGGGATGGGAATGGGGACTCGGCTGCCAAGCCGTCGGTGCTGTTCCTGCACCCGGATCTGGGCGTGGGCGGCGCCGAGCGGCTGGTGTTGGACGCGGCGCTGGCACTGCAGGCGCGCGGGTGTAGCGTGAGGATCTGGACGGCGCACTACGACCCGGGCCACTGCTTCTCCGAGAGCCGCCGGGTGCCGGTGCGCTGCGCGGGGGACTGGCTGCCGCGCGGGCTGGGCGGGGGCGGCCGCGGCGCCGCGCTCTGCGCCTACGTGCGGATGGTCTTCCTCGCCCTCTACGTGCTCTTCCTCGGCGACGAGGAGTTCGACGTGGTGGTGTGTGACCAGGTGAGGCGGCCACACGCCCGAGCCCGCGGACACCCCCCCCCTCGGGCCGGTTGGTGGCGCCCCTGTCACAGTGCGCAgggtcccgggttcgagcccccggtccccacctgcagggggacagctttgcgagtggagaagcagggctgcaggtgtctcgctgtctctttttattatcttcgtttattgattgcatagagacggtcagaaagggaaagggtgacggacagacacctgcagccctgctccaccactcgcaaagctgcccccctgcaggtggggaccggggactcggaCCCGAGTCCTTGTAGATTGTAACAGGTGCACGcagccgggtgcgccaccacctggcccctctcagtttccggctgtctctagccaataaataaacaataacgtTAAAGAAGAGTcgttagtttatttttaaaaagaaagaacagagacgccccaccccatccccccgcCAGAcctggagagagcaggagaggccCCAGGGTGAGGCTGCAGTTCTGGAAGTTTCCTGTGAAGTCtttgaacacatacacacacacacacacacacacaccacaccacacacacacatcacacaccacatcacatcacacacacacatcacacacacaccacatcacacaccacacacacatacaccacacacacaccccccttcTCAAGTTTGCATCCTGGAGCACCCAGATGGGGCCTAGAAATCTGTATTTTCAGTGGTGCCTCCGTAATTCTGAAGCTAATGGGTAGAGGACCCGCTGTATCTCATATCCTGGCCACTAGCCAGGGGTGGCTTTTGAACATCTGAAATAAGAGATGAGATAAACTGTGTTTGTAAAAtagctgattttgaatatttactGTGGAATAAGAATCCTTGTATTCTGAGGACACATTTTAGATAAATATACTAATAGTAATCtcacccttaattttttttttttttaatccggcTACTAGATTTGTGTTTCTCTTTGGCAGTGCTGTTATAGAGGAAACTACTGGACTTCCAGTTTTATTTAGTACAAATCCAGCAAAAAGTCAACTAGGGCTCTGTACATGGGAGGAAATACATAAAACAAAGTCAGATGTTCCCCATGTGAAGACCACAGGCCAGCAGGTGGGTGGTGCCCGTGTGTGTTTTGATGTGTGTGAGGTTGAGTTGACCAGTCACTGCCTGCTGTTGTTCCCTGCCTTGGCTAGGTTTCTGCCTGTATCCCAGTGTTCAAGCTGGCCAGACGACGCAAGAAGATCCTGTTTTACTGCCACTTCCCTGATCTGCTTCTCACGAGGAGAGACTCTTTCCTGAAACGCCTGTACAGAGCCCCGATTGACTGGGTGGAGGAATACACCACAGGCATGGCCGACTGCATCCTGGTCAATAGCCAGTTCACAGCCGCCATCTTTAAGCAGACTTTCAAGTCCCTGTCTCACATAGACCCGGATGTTCTCTACCCATCGCTAAACGTCACCAGCTTTGACTCAGCTGTCCCTGACAAGCTTGATGACTTAGTCCCCGAGGGAAAAAAATTCCTGTTGCTCTCCATCAACAGATACGAAAGGAAGAAGAATCTGGCTCTGGCACTAGAAGCCCTGGTAGAGCTACGGGGAAGGTTGACATCCCAAGACTGGGACAGAGTCCACCTGATCATGGCAGGGGGTTACGACGAGAGAGTCCTGGAGAACGTGGAGCACTACGAGGAGCTGAAGACAGTGGTCCAGCGGTCTGGCCTGGGCCAGTACGTGACCTTCCTGCGGTCGTTCTCAGACAGACAGAAGATCTCCCTGCTCCACGGGTGCACGTGTGTGCTGTACACCCCAAGCAACGAGCACTTTGGCATCGTACCTCTGGAGGCCATGTATATGCAGTGCCCAGTGATCGCGGTTAACTCGGGCGGGCCCCTGGAGTCAGTCGTCCACTCCGTCACAGGGTTTCTGTGTGAGCCCGACCCCACACACTTCTCAGAAGCGATCGAAAAGTTCATCCGTGACCCTTCACTAAAAGCTACCATGGGCCGGGCAGGCAGGGCCAGGGTGAAGGAGAAGTTCTCCTCAGAAGCGTTTACCGAACAGCTTTACCAGTATGTCACCAAACTGCTAGTATAAGCACCCCAGCTAATTAAAACCTTCGTATCATGCTCATTAATAGTCGTTTCTATTAATTGGCCTGGTTTTGAAACCATTAAAGAAGCCAGGAATCTAGAGCAgaagagattttaaaataattttttttttattatctttatttattggatagagacagtcagaaatcgagagggtagggggagataaagagggagagagaaagagagacacctgcagccttactccagcacttgcaaagctttccccctgcaggtggggaccaggagctcaaacttgggtccttgcgcattgtaatatgtgcactcaaccaggtgcgccaccacctggacccttaaaaataaattctgttaTTGAATCTTCAGTCTGAGCTCGCTTCCTGTACACTATACCTCCTCACCGACTTTGTCAGAAAAATTGTCTTTTGTGCTGTAATCATTCTGAGTCGGTCTCACCAGTGTTAAGTCTAGGGTGACATTCCATGTTCAGAATACCTTCATTCTATTTTCTCAATTATTATGCTCTGCATATATGATTGCAATCACACTGTGCCATtatcttttttgtgtgttttgtttattttatctgataggacggAGAAATTGACGTGGGaatgggagataaaaagggagaaagaagaaatgacccacaacactgcttcactgcttctgaagcttccccccctgcaggtggggaccagggacttgaacctgtgtctttgttcagtataatgtgtgctcaaccagatgtgccagttTCCTGCCCCCCCACCCATTGGTTTTATGAACTAAAGTTGCTTGATTTTAGCTCCAAAGCATAATGAGAACAAGATCTCATGGTTCCCAGCATCGGTTCACCTAACTACCCACTGTGTTCTGTTGGGAGGTTTTTGTTAGTCATTCCTTTGCTTGGGCCCATCATGAAAACAGTGTTTAGTGTTTTTGTTATGTTTTGGTTTTTTACAGAGATGACATTGTATTTTTTGCACACTTGAGACATGACAATAAAAGCTTTTTCATGGAAAGAGAATAAAGCGCTAGAACATCGCCTCGTGCTCTGTTAGCTACTTTCTAGACACATGAGTAGAGCAGTCGCGTGAGAAGCTGCAATGAACTGGATGTTGAAGACGTGTTAATCTCACAtgtggggtgtgtatgtgtgtcactTGGGACTTCTTTTATGTCAGATCCATCAGTTAACTGATGAGAATAAAAGGACCAGTGCATCACACTGACCACAGATGTTGCCAGGGGTTAAACTTGAACCTCACAcaagcaagtcctgcactctaccactgtaccaccaccaggaCCGTGTGGGTTTTGCTTCTTGACATCATCTGTGTCATCAGTGGAGTTAAGCTTGTGCTGGCTTCAGTACACGTTGGCTCAGTGTAAGACAAATGTTTTTTAGCCCTCCAGTCTTTGTCTTATAGGctgtgcctgtgaagcttccccatccctctcccttcATTGTCCTGGACCAACAGCTGTGAGTTGCTGGAGTAAGGGAGGAAGCCACGCTCACTGCCCTCGCTGCAGCGGACACTGGGTCATTCAGTCCTCGGGGAGTTAGCGGGGTCATGAGTTCCATTCCACAAAACAAAAGTtcagggccagagagagagagagagagctcattgGGGAGGGAGGCCGTGGGCCTTACCATGAATGTTGCCCaagtctgagccccagcaccacatggaggcTGCTGCAAGGCCAAAGGAAGCTCCCTtgctgtgtctctcctctgtctctgtccctctgtctgaatgaagaGCGCAGCTCAGAGCTGTAAGATCGTGCACACGTGAGGCCTTGGATCcacaagaaggaaaagaaaaggcagaagTTGAGCTATTTGAACAAAAGGTTTTAAAAGGCAGGCAGGCGTTTGAAAGCACCCAAGCTAGAAAATCCTGTTGTGCTGTTGTGCCCACCTGGAATGGATGGGCCGGAGGTGAAAATTCTCTTGTGCACTCTGAGGAAGGTtactgctagtttttttttttttttttttgtctcttctttCCCTGTGTGTTTCAGTCTTCACTCCCGAGCCACTGTTGTCTTCAGTTGAGTTATTACTACCTTCTGTTCAAGCAGAAATGGAGATTCCTCCAGCtagctgaattttttaaaatttatttattggatagagacatccagaaattgagagggtagggggagatagagagtgagaaagagacatctgcagccctgcttcaccactggcaaagcttccctcctggaggtggggaccactCGGCcccttaaactatttttttattattgggtagagacaggaatTTAGAGGTgaaggggagttagggagagacagagacagccctgattcaccactcatgaagctttcccccttcaggtggagaccaggggcttgaacctgggtccttgcacactgtagtgtgtgcgcttaaccaccaggtgcgccaccacctggaccctgctGGCTGCAGTTCTCCACACAAGCACATACACATTTGTGTGCACAGAATGGAGGCTGGAAATGGGGCTGATGGAGGTAGGGGGTGTCTCTGGTCATACAGACAGAAAAGAGATATATACCCAGTTAGTTTTGGGGAGCCATGTTCCAGTCAGCCCTGTCTGAAAATAGTCCAGTGACTGCTGACCCTCTGTGGAAGGCCCTTGTGGACTGCTCTTCCTAATGCCtcatttactctttctttttttttttttgcctccagggttatcgctgggactcagtgcctgcactatgaatcctgatggccacttttttccattttattggataggacagagagaaattgagagggagagatagatagacacctgcagacttgcttcaccacttgtgaagcgacccctcctgtcgttaaaattttcggaggcggggggtcgggcggtggcgcagcgggttaagcgcaggtggcgcaaagcgcaaggacggcgtaaggatcccggttcgagcccccggctccccacctgcaggggggtcgcttcacaggcggtgaagcaggtctgcaggtgtctctctttctctcccccactctgtcttcccctcctctctccatttctctctgtcctatccaacaatgaatagcgtcaacaagggcaataataataaccacaacgaggctacaacaacaagggcaacaaagggggtaaaaaaaaaaaaaattttcggaggctcttgctggctgggatagcttcacgggcatgtaacagagacacggagacaacggctgggcagagaagctgtatttctttattcaggaacaacgattcacaaactaagacaaactaatcaccaaacagaactctgctgtctctttgcggcggcgcaagcactctctcttactctggaactcaggaactctggaactctgcaactcttccactctggaactctgaaagtCTTCAaccctggaactcaggaaccctctctcggggttccttggggcggggccaagcgggcccgcgaaattagcaggactgatccaattctcttggcgggggagaactagaacccaatgtaaagcatacaaacaccctcctgaaggtgggtagccaggggtcagaacccagatccttacatgggtGTCCTTAtcctgcttagtactatgtgcgcttaacccagtgcaccacctcccgtcCCCCTCACTTAACTCTTCACAGCAGCCTTCCAGGTAAATAtggggttttgtttttaattgaggAAGTGGTATTTTACAAGTTCTGTGGTCATAGATGCAATCTCAGCTCCCCAAGATGCGAGCCCCACACCTCATGCCATCTCTCTCCAGCATAGGGCCCTGGGCCCCCAACTGCTCTCACTCCCCTCCTGACTCCCCCGTTTGAATTCTTGGTTCTGCTAAAAAGAGAACACAGTTGATTAATGCTTCACCCTCTAGATTCCCCTTACTTTGACTCTTAAATCTCACCTACCAGCGAGAtcctgtgtttctccttctgacttatttcggtGGACATCGTTCCTTCCAGTTGCACAAAGGCAGAAAGACTGTGGCTCTCACGAGGAAGTCCTGAAGCTGTGATCCAGCCCCAGGTCGGTCTGACTCCAGGCTTCTCGACTGTGGTCCGGCTGCCTCCGCAGTAAAGGCCTTGCCGCCTTGTCTGCagcctgtttcacctcttgcatctcttcctttctcagagAAAAGCCACCTGAGCACTTTCCCGTCCTCTCACTGCTCTTCCTGCATCTCTTGTTAGTGATGATCCCTCTTTCTCCATCCACGTGACACTCTCCTGTGATGCCCCTGATATTTCCAGCTCCCGGGATCAAATCCTTTCATCATCAGTTAGGACCCCAGTGTCACCTCACATgatggacaacaaaatgggaaactgaggccagGCCTGCCTGAGATCGCAGAGAGGGGCAGCTGCCGCTGTTGTCTTATTCCCGCGCCCATTCAATACTTCTTCCGCTGATTCAAAGCTGCTGCCTTTGAAGGGGCTGCCGTGAAACTGACAAACATAAATCAATGGCTAGAAAGTATTGTGCTATATATATTCACGACAGAATAATAATCAGCGGCTAAAAACGATGAGGTGGTCTCCTATGCATCTTCTTGGGTGAAATGTGAAAAcaccatgttgagtgagataagccaacaaGAGAAGGACGAATATCCAATGGCCTCACTTAAGAGTGAGACTTAATGAAgtaggggatggggagggagagcacacagTGAAACATGCACTGGACATGATCGCacgaaagcaaaggactctgggaagggagggggagagggagaaaactttggaGGCCTGGTAcacaatgaaattgtatgcatatgtcaatgaatcTACTTTTTAAAGTGGAGTCATtagccccctcaaaaaaaaaaaaaaaaaaaaaccctgacaaACATAAGTTAATTAAATGAGAATGGGGTTTTATTGCCTTGTACCCAAGACAGTGAAAAGCCCTCAGCAAAGCAATGCCCATGGTGGCTtctcctccccacctacagccaTTGTCTCTCCTCTGGCCAgcccagctttccccctgcaggtggggaccaggggcttgaccctgggtccctgcataCTGTAGTGTGAGTacttaaaccaggtgcaccaccacctggccccttgtctcTTGGTATTTATGGCCCAGAGTCAAAAATCATCAGGTTATTGGTCCTTGGCTGTTCAACTGTTTGCCTCAAATTCTTCCTTTGGTGTGCTATTTCCTTGTTGCTTGGTACCAGGAATTTTGGAAAGTATAGTTTTTTTATATGCAGTTACACATCTTATGTTTCAGGATCATGAAGCAAAGAGCATCCTAGTAGTGGCCTGTAGCAGTGGGACATCAACGTTGCATTCTTGAGgctttgggttcaatccccaagtgGTACTCAGATATGTctgattttttctgtctcttgtgAAATTCAGTCACatggaagaaataaaagtaatgttttaaaatttgtcaaaaaagcaaatttaataatcaaaatcatccaaaaaaaaataaatcagagaaaAAATTGAGCTTGCAAAGCAGCCTAGCAAGTGTACCTAAAAAAacagtagcaattaaaaaaaatagtggtttAGGAAGTTTAATTTCAAGCCAAACTATCATGTCAACCAGCTTGCTTTCAGTCAAATTACATGCTCCCTTTATATTATAAAAAGCTGGAAATTAACTGAACACATCAATGAAATAATACAATATCATATGTCAGGGCATATGTAACACTATTTAAAAGTTTTAACAAGGTAGGTGCATTCATTATCTAGGAATTTTTTATT
The sequence above is drawn from the Erinaceus europaeus chromosome 10, mEriEur2.1, whole genome shotgun sequence genome and encodes:
- the ALG2 gene encoding alpha-1,3/1,6-mannosyltransferase ALG2, with product MAEKRDGDGNGDSAAKPSVLFLHPDLGVGGAERLVLDAALALQARGCSVRIWTAHYDPGHCFSESRRVPVRCAGDWLPRGLGGGGRGAALCAYVRMVFLALYVLFLGDEEFDVVVCDQVSACIPVFKLARRRKKILFYCHFPDLLLTRRDSFLKRLYRAPIDWVEEYTTGMADCILVNSQFTAAIFKQTFKSLSHIDPDVLYPSLNVTSFDSAVPDKLDDLVPEGKKFLLLSINRYERKKNLALALEALVELRGRLTSQDWDRVHLIMAGGYDERVLENVEHYEELKTVVQRSGLGQYVTFLRSFSDRQKISLLHGCTCVLYTPSNEHFGIVPLEAMYMQCPVIAVNSGGPLESVVHSVTGFLCEPDPTHFSEAIEKFIRDPSLKATMGRAGRARVKEKFSSEAFTEQLYQYVTKLLV